TGGTTCTGCGCCCCGCCACCCTGGATATGGCCTGGGAATATCGCCTGATGGATGAAGCCCTGCAACAGGAACGAAATCAACTGGCGGCGCGGGATCTGGAGCGGCGCCTGCGCGACAAGGACGCTTTTCTGGAGGTGTTGCTGCAACGGCTGCGCACCCTGCCCGAGGACGAACTGCTGGAGATCGGCTGCTTGCCGGTTTCCAGCGCCTGATGGAGTCTCATGCCTGAGTCGGCCCTGATCCAAGTCCTGACGGTGATCCGCGATGAAATCGCGCGCATGTGGTGGTTTTTCCTGCTGGCCTGCGTGCTGGTGGGAGTCATCAAGGGCTACAAGCTCGATCTGAAAATCCGCAATCTGGTCAATCGCGCCGGTATCTGGGGGATCGTTCTCGCGGTGCTGGTCGGCATGGTGTCGCCCCTGTGCGCCTGCGGCATCCTGCCCATCGTCATCTCCCTGGCCATGATGGGCACTCCCTTGCCGCCCCTCATGGCGCTGCTCGCCACCTCGCCGACCATGGGTCCCGACGCCCTGCTGCTGACCTGGCGCGGCCTGGGCACCGAACTGGCTGTGTGGAAGTTCATCGGTTCGGGATTTCTCGGCCTGAGCGCCGGGCTCATCACCCAGTCCCTGGTGCGCCGAGGCTTTCTGGCAGGCGACCTGCTCAAGCTCAAACCGATCTATCGCGAGGACGGCAGCCTGGCCAGCGCCGCCGAGATCGGCGCGGCCCACGGCATCGCCGTCAAGACCATGAGCATCAAGCCCCGGGAAAGCCGCCTGCGCTTCATCTTCGACCGCACCCTCGACGCCATCCTGTTCACCGGCAAATTCATGCTGCTGGCCATCGTGCTCGAAGCACTGATCGTCACCTTCGTGCCCATGTCGTGGATCGTGGTGCTGGTTGGCCAGGACAATTTTCTCTCCCTGGTCAACGCGGCGCTCATCGGTCTGCCCCTGCCGACCAATCAGATTCCCATCATTCCCATTTTGGCCGGACTGCTGCAAAGAGGAATCGATCAGGGCGCGGCGCTGACCTTGCTCATGGCCGGTCCGGTCACCAGTCTGCCGGCGATGATCGCCCTGGGCGGCATGTTCCAGTTGCGGGTGGTGGCGGTGTTCGTCGCCCTGGGTCTGGGCGGGTCGGTGATGCTGGGCTGGTTCTACCAGGTGTTTTTTTGATGGAGTCCCGTCGTCGAGTTGCCGCGGATTGACGGTTTTTCGCCAAGTTTCGGAGTCTTCGCGATGCGCCTGTCCCCCTTCCTCCTTTTTTTTCTGTTGCTTGGTCCGCTGCTTGGCGCCGACGCCCTGGCGCAGATCCGGGTGACGGGCAAGGTGGCCGGTCCCGATCGCCAGGGCGTCGCCGGCATCCGCGTCGGGGCCTGGCCGGTGGAGAGTCTCTCCCTGGCCGGTGCGCCGCCCCATTTTGCGTCTCCCACCGGCGCGGAAGGCCTGTTCGAGCTGAGCCTGCCGCACGAAGGTGAATATTACCTGATCGCCCAGGGCTCCGGCTGGTTCAGCTTCTACGGGCGCAATCCGGTGCGCGTCACCGCCGAGGGGCTGAGCGATGCGCATCTGGGCCTGGTGCGCGCCCTGGAGCCGAGTTTCGCGCCGGATCTGTTTCGCGAGGAAGGGGTGATCGGGCAGGTTCTGCTCAACGGCAAACCGGTCGCTGATGCCCTGGTTTACGTCTATCTCGATCCGTCCAGCCGGTTTAAGGGCATGGGCTACGCTATTCTCGGCCCCACCGACGCCGAGGGACTGTTTTCCAGTCCCCTGCCGCCCGGCCGCTATTATTTTCTGGTGCGCAAGCGTCAGCAGCCTGCGGCGGTCGGGCCTCTGCAGGCCGGCGATCTGATCGGCTACTGGCACGGCAATCCTTTGCAGGTGGATTCCGGACAGACCTCCCGGATCAGCATTTCCCTGCTGGAAGTGCCGGGCAAGGTCGATGAACTGCAGGGCAGTCTGTTCGGCCGCAACAGCATCGAGGGGCGGGTGCTCGACAAGGAGGGCAAGCCGGTCGCCGGGATGCGCGTGCTGCTCTACGAGGATGCGCAGATGCTCAACCGCCCCCTGTTCGTCTCTCAGCCGACGGGTGCCGACGGCCGCTACCTGCTGTCCTTTCCCCACGAGGGGCGCTATTACGTCGGGGCGCGCAACACCCTGGGCGGCGCGCCCGAGCCCGGCGAACTGGTGGGCGCCTACGCCGGAACCCCCGACTTCATGATCACTATCGAAGCGGGCGCGCATCTCAAGGACATCGACATCCGCGTCGAGGAGATGTGGTGAGGCGGCTGGCGGTTTTTCTCCTGGCGCTGCTGCTCGGCGC
This window of the Geoalkalibacter sp. genome carries:
- a CDS encoding permease translates to MPESALIQVLTVIRDEIARMWWFFLLACVLVGVIKGYKLDLKIRNLVNRAGIWGIVLAVLVGMVSPLCACGILPIVISLAMMGTPLPPLMALLATSPTMGPDALLLTWRGLGTELAVWKFIGSGFLGLSAGLITQSLVRRGFLAGDLLKLKPIYREDGSLASAAEIGAAHGIAVKTMSIKPRESRLRFIFDRTLDAILFTGKFMLLAIVLEALIVTFVPMSWIVVLVGQDNFLSLVNAALIGLPLPTNQIPIIPILAGLLQRGIDQGAALTLLMAGPVTSLPAMIALGGMFQLRVVAVFVALGLGGSVMLGWFYQVFF